A window from Leptothermofonsia sichuanensis E412 encodes these proteins:
- a CDS encoding glycosyltransferase family 4 protein — protein MVKKSTPKTLDLTESGSSPTNYQTVQPLPEKVFRLSIFTQFYPPDFAATGQLIEELANHLKHQGMRVKVFTGQPGYAFSKASAPVNEASGLLHIQRSRTARLFPSQIRGKAINGLMFALRSALHLLKPKNHGDVLLLTTAPPFLPILGYLAHLLFGVPYICLLYDLYPDVAVGLNVISDNHWITKTWDFINRCVWKKAEGIIVLSASMRERIVAKCPEVADKISVIHSWANPNWIVPMPKERNWFALKHHLVDPFTVLYSGNMGRCHDIDTILEAAVELRDQPIQFVFIGNGAKRQWCIDKVKRLGLSNCLFLPYQDKATLPYSLTACDLSLVSISPGMEGLVAPSKLYPALAAGRPIAAICEPHSYLRQLIDDARCGAVFDNGDGQGLAEFIHRLATNPDLTEQLGSAGRRYLEAHFTPEVISRQYSVVLRRAAMKREVIALPAQPSVNRPLS, from the coding sequence GAAAACGCTGGATTTAACTGAATCAGGGTCTTCACCGACAAACTATCAAACAGTTCAACCCTTACCGGAAAAGGTTTTCCGGCTTTCTATCTTCACGCAGTTCTACCCACCTGACTTTGCTGCCACCGGACAACTGATTGAAGAACTGGCAAATCACCTCAAACATCAGGGGATGCGGGTGAAAGTCTTCACTGGACAGCCAGGCTATGCGTTTAGTAAAGCATCAGCTCCGGTTAACGAAGCGTCTGGGTTGCTGCATATCCAGCGATCGCGCACGGCCAGACTTTTTCCCAGTCAAATTCGGGGAAAAGCCATCAATGGACTCATGTTTGCCCTTCGCTCTGCCTTACACCTGCTAAAACCAAAAAACCACGGGGATGTCTTGCTGCTGACCACAGCCCCCCCTTTCCTGCCGATTTTGGGCTACCTTGCTCACCTCCTCTTTGGTGTTCCCTACATCTGTCTACTATATGACCTGTATCCCGATGTAGCCGTTGGGCTAAATGTGATTTCGGACAATCACTGGATAACGAAAACCTGGGATTTCATCAATCGTTGTGTCTGGAAAAAAGCAGAAGGCATAATTGTATTAAGTGCCTCCATGCGGGAACGAATTGTGGCAAAGTGCCCGGAAGTGGCTGACAAAATTTCGGTCATTCATAGTTGGGCAAACCCCAACTGGATCGTGCCGATGCCAAAGGAGCGCAACTGGTTTGCCCTGAAGCACCACCTGGTTGACCCATTTACTGTCCTTTATTCTGGCAATATGGGTCGTTGCCATGACATTGACACGATCCTGGAAGCAGCGGTTGAACTTCGTGATCAACCCATCCAGTTTGTGTTCATTGGCAATGGTGCAAAACGTCAGTGGTGCATTGACAAAGTCAAACGTCTGGGGTTAAGTAATTGCCTGTTTCTTCCCTATCAGGACAAAGCAACTCTGCCCTATTCTTTGACAGCCTGTGATTTGTCTCTGGTCAGCATCAGCCCTGGGATGGAAGGATTAGTTGCTCCCAGCAAGCTCTACCCGGCACTTGCTGCCGGACGACCGATCGCAGCCATCTGTGAACCCCATTCCTATCTGCGTCAACTGATTGACGACGCCAGATGTGGGGCTGTTTTCGATAACGGAGACGGACAGGGACTGGCTGAATTTATTCACCGCCTTGCCACCAACCCTGACCTGACGGAGCAGTTAGGCAGTGCCGGTCGTCGTTATCTGGAGGCTCACTTTACCCCTGAAGTCATTTCCAGACAATATTCTGTGGTCTTGCGACGGGCAGCCATGAAGCGAGAAGTGATTGCTCTGCCCGCTCAGCCTTCCGTTAACAGACCGCTCTCTTAA